The proteins below come from a single Fodinicurvata sp. EGI_FJ10296 genomic window:
- the tsaB gene encoding tRNA (adenosine(37)-N6)-threonylcarbamoyltransferase complex dimerization subunit type 1 TsaB yields MTTVLAIDTSGAACTAAIWEPRDDDPCGIVLASIRQPMARGHAESLLPAIRTLLDRTARRPDSIGLIGVIEGPGAFTGLRIGLAAAAGFSLATGAGVVGVNAFDALAHAAMPGLAFAPPPIGATRGSLAVAIESRRLEMYLRLYPIECGLDAWSLGSGGEMICAPPAGLEMTDREKSPGGLIVIGDGARRFCDLHPAVSPDARRPPYAIDGGVVARLAWEARSRSSSDIPTPLYLRPPDAVAAPPGRGIEQ; encoded by the coding sequence ATGACCACCGTATTGGCGATCGACACATCGGGCGCGGCTTGCACGGCAGCCATTTGGGAACCGCGCGACGATGATCCGTGTGGCATCGTCCTGGCGTCAATTCGCCAACCCATGGCCCGCGGACACGCCGAATCTCTGCTGCCGGCCATTCGCACACTACTGGATCGAACGGCTCGGAGGCCGGACAGCATCGGCTTGATCGGTGTTATTGAAGGACCCGGGGCTTTCACAGGGCTTCGGATCGGGCTGGCTGCGGCCGCCGGCTTCTCCTTGGCAACGGGAGCGGGTGTGGTCGGCGTCAATGCCTTCGATGCATTGGCGCATGCCGCGATGCCCGGCCTGGCTTTTGCGCCGCCGCCGATCGGAGCAACGCGCGGATCGCTTGCAGTCGCCATCGAAAGTCGGCGTCTGGAAATGTATCTTCGGCTATACCCGATCGAATGCGGGCTCGACGCCTGGTCGCTGGGTTCCGGCGGCGAAATGATCTGTGCGCCGCCCGCCGGTCTGGAAATGACGGACCGTGAGAAGTCCCCCGGGGGATTGATCGTGATCGGAGACGGCGCGCGGCGCTTCTGCGATCTTCATCCCGCCGTTTCGCCGGATGCACGGCGACCCCCTTATGCCATCGACGGCGGCGTCGTCGCCCGCCTCGCATGGGAGGCACGATCCCGGTCCTCGTCGGATATTCCGACCCCCCTCTATCTTCGGCCCCCGGACGCCGTCGCGGCCCCGCCCGGGCGGGGCATCGAACAGTGA
- a CDS encoding TIGR02186 family protein, with amino-acid sequence MMAGLARWIGLIAVAMVITVSSPARALVADLSEHLIAITTGFTGDEVVLFGAVEEPGDVVVVVRGPTETIMVRRKERFLGIWVNRASARFERAPSYYAVAASRPLEEIASPPILDRHDIGLENLDLRPVDWESMDDDEIVSFRDSLIRRKQFAGTYGIEIEPVSFLGSRLFRTRLAFPDNVPTGQYLVSVFLLSDGNVTAAQTTPLSVRKVGVGAEIFLFAHGSPALYGILAILVAITAGWLASLPFRRP; translated from the coding sequence ATGATGGCCGGGCTGGCGCGGTGGATCGGCCTGATCGCCGTCGCGATGGTCATCACGGTGTCATCGCCGGCGCGGGCCCTCGTGGCCGATCTGTCGGAACATCTGATCGCCATCACCACCGGCTTCACCGGCGACGAGGTCGTGCTTTTTGGTGCTGTCGAGGAACCCGGCGATGTCGTCGTGGTGGTCAGGGGCCCGACCGAGACGATCATGGTGCGCCGAAAAGAGCGCTTTCTGGGCATTTGGGTCAATCGCGCTTCGGCCCGGTTCGAGCGCGCGCCGTCGTATTATGCCGTCGCTGCGAGCCGGCCTCTGGAGGAGATCGCGTCACCCCCGATTCTGGACCGGCACGACATCGGCCTCGAAAATCTCGACCTCAGACCGGTCGATTGGGAGTCGATGGACGACGACGAGATCGTCAGCTTCCGCGACTCACTGATCCGCCGCAAACAGTTCGCCGGTACTTATGGCATCGAGATCGAGCCGGTGTCATTTCTCGGCAGCCGCCTGTTTCGAACCCGCCTCGCCTTTCCTGACAATGTTCCCACGGGGCAGTATCTCGTCAGCGTCTTTCTGCTGTCCGACGGCAACGTGACGGCCGCGCAGACAACGCCCCTTTCGGTGCGCAAGGTCGGTGTCGGTGCCGAGATATTTCTCTTCGCTCACGGCAGTCCCGCGCTATACGGTATCCTTGCTATTCTGGTCGCCATCACGGCGGGATGGCTCGCGAGTTTGCCTTTCCGCCGTCCGTGA
- a CDS encoding sulfurtransferase TusA family protein, with product MKKNPDYTVDITQEVCPFTFIRTKLVLERMKTGEILHVRLKGEEPLENVPKAVREMGSTILSLEPEPESDTEGVKILSIEKGSAR from the coding sequence ATGAAAAAAAATCCTGACTACACCGTCGATATCACACAAGAGGTTTGCCCATTCACGTTCATTCGCACCAAGTTGGTTTTGGAACGAATGAAGACCGGCGAGATTCTGCACGTACGCCTGAAGGGCGAGGAGCCACTCGAAAACGTGCCCAAGGCTGTCAGGGAGATGGGCTCGACCATCCTGTCACTGGAGCCGGAACCAGAATCCGATACCGAGGGTGTCAAGATTCTTTCGATTGAGAAAGGTTCGGCACGATAG
- a CDS encoding GNAT family N-acetyltransferase: protein MTAPTGSENTVLCALVKSDLQSAAQLHSRCFADGWSSETLKKSFDIVGTLGIGACQCWEGERCEGRTGQRTLSGLAIVRAIGDQADLLTICVDPDYRGKGIGRRLLAASEEAAHRLGAAIIFLEVAENNERATCLYRQAGYIIAGRRLNYYTDPTYGATAVVMKKTLAGKDTE, encoded by the coding sequence GTGACCGCGCCGACCGGTTCGGAGAACACGGTGCTGTGCGCGCTTGTCAAAAGCGATCTTCAGAGCGCCGCCCAACTTCACAGTCGTTGCTTCGCCGATGGCTGGAGCAGCGAGACGCTGAAGAAATCCTTCGATATCGTCGGCACGTTGGGTATCGGCGCCTGTCAATGCTGGGAAGGAGAGCGCTGCGAAGGCAGGACAGGGCAGCGAACCCTTTCGGGTTTGGCAATCGTCCGGGCGATTGGCGATCAGGCGGATCTGTTGACGATCTGTGTCGATCCCGATTACCGCGGCAAAGGCATTGGCCGGCGCCTGCTCGCAGCGAGCGAAGAGGCGGCGCATCGACTGGGGGCAGCGATTATCTTCCTTGAAGTCGCAGAGAATAACGAGCGGGCGACGTGCCTCTATCGCCAAGCGGGATATATAATTGCCGGACGGCGACTCAATTATTATACAGATCCGACATATGGTGCCACAGCCGTCGTTATGAAAAAGACTCTTGCCGGCAAAGACACCGAATGA
- a CDS encoding universal stress protein encodes MADTSPFPTGPESDPDGISGDGIDDQHPRVFLVVIDDTDEWKAALRFACMRASHTFGRVALLAVIEPTEFQHWSAVEDMMRTEVRQEAEMLLQRVAKTVNDLTGRMPILFLREGTRRDELVKLIDEEPTISILVLGAKPGKEGPGPLIQFLTTSRIGTLRIPVTIVPGKLTDREIDLLA; translated from the coding sequence ATGGCCGACACGTCTCCGTTTCCAACGGGTCCCGAATCCGATCCCGACGGCATATCCGGCGACGGGATCGACGATCAGCATCCGCGGGTCTTTCTGGTCGTCATCGACGACACCGACGAATGGAAGGCGGCATTGCGGTTTGCCTGCATGCGCGCCAGCCACACCTTCGGCCGCGTCGCGCTGCTGGCTGTCATCGAGCCGACCGAATTTCAGCACTGGTCCGCTGTCGAGGATATGATGCGGACCGAAGTGCGCCAGGAAGCCGAGATGCTGCTTCAGAGGGTTGCAAAGACCGTCAACGATCTGACGGGCCGCATGCCGATCCTGTTTCTGCGAGAAGGAACGCGCCGCGACGAACTCGTCAAGCTGATCGATGAAGAGCCTACGATTTCCATTCTGGTACTGGGTGCGAAACCCGGCAAGGAAGGACCCGGCCCGTTGATTCAGTTTCTGACGACGAGCAGGATCGGCACTTTGCGCATTCCGGTGACGATCGTGCCAGGCAAGCTGACAGACCGTGAGATCGACCTGCTGGCCTGA
- a CDS encoding glucosaminidase domain-containing protein — MPFAAESTPRAAPATPSAELVLHTASADALIDRFTRLGYSYEGVVEDDEAVPRIRVLSIPPDIADVEPVADRKHLFFRILLPLVLRENDRILAERHEIQVMEALSAGDPESLRPERRARLETLLSRYEVDEPDFETLLRRADVIPPSLALAQAAIESGWGTSRFAREGNALYGQITTAADSLISQRDVPGQPRRYAAFGDVADATISYMRNLNTHPAYRDMRALRASLMAEGEPVSGVRLAEGLLRYSERGADYVDFVQTMIRSNDLHMADAARLSHRTQLAETPDDRPMD; from the coding sequence ATGCCTTTCGCTGCGGAGTCGACACCGAGAGCCGCACCAGCCACACCCAGCGCGGAACTGGTGCTCCACACCGCTTCGGCCGACGCCCTGATCGACCGGTTTACCCGCTTGGGGTACTCATACGAGGGGGTCGTGGAAGATGACGAGGCCGTGCCCAGGATTCGGGTCCTGTCCATTCCTCCGGACATTGCCGATGTCGAACCCGTTGCCGACCGCAAGCACCTGTTCTTTCGCATTCTCCTGCCGCTGGTTCTGCGGGAAAACGACCGGATTCTCGCGGAACGGCACGAGATCCAGGTGATGGAGGCATTGTCTGCCGGCGATCCCGAGAGCCTCAGGCCGGAGCGGCGCGCCCGGCTCGAAACGTTGCTGAGCCGATACGAGGTCGACGAGCCGGATTTCGAGACGCTTCTGCGCCGGGCCGACGTGATCCCGCCGAGTCTTGCTCTGGCTCAGGCGGCGATTGAAAGCGGGTGGGGCACGTCACGTTTCGCTCGTGAAGGCAATGCCCTGTACGGTCAGATCACGACGGCGGCCGACAGCTTGATCTCCCAGCGGGACGTGCCGGGCCAGCCGCGCCGCTATGCCGCATTCGGCGACGTTGCCGACGCGACGATTTCATACATGCGCAACCTGAATACCCATCCAGCATATCGGGACATGCGCGCGCTTCGCGCATCGCTGATGGCGGAGGGCGAGCCCGTCAGCGGCGTCAGATTGGCGGAAGGCTTATTGCGGTATTCAGAGCGCGGCGCCGATTATGTCGATTTCGTTCAGACGATGATACGCTCGAACGACCTTCACATGGCCGACGCGGCCCGTCTGTCACATCGGACGCAACTGGCTGAAACACCGGACGACCGGCCTATGGACTGA
- a CDS encoding NifU family protein: MFIQTEQTPNPASLKFLPGRDVLGSGTANFPDAEEARRSPLAERLFGIDGVTGVFFGADFLTVSKRDDKDWYLLKPAILGAIMEHFTNGAAILNDSADANGEADHAMHTGTPEDDEIVVQIKELLDTRVRPAVAQDGGDITFQGYEDGVVFLSLKGSCQGCPSSTMTLKAGIENLLRHYIPDVQEVRAAV; the protein is encoded by the coding sequence ATGTTTATCCAGACCGAACAGACCCCGAATCCGGCGAGCCTGAAGTTCCTGCCGGGACGCGACGTTCTGGGCAGTGGAACCGCCAATTTTCCGGATGCAGAAGAAGCACGCCGCTCGCCTCTGGCTGAACGCCTGTTCGGGATCGATGGCGTTACCGGTGTGTTTTTCGGCGCCGACTTCCTTACCGTGTCGAAACGGGATGACAAGGATTGGTATTTGCTCAAGCCGGCGATCCTCGGCGCGATCATGGAGCATTTCACCAATGGTGCCGCCATTCTGAACGACAGCGCCGACGCCAACGGTGAGGCCGACCATGCCATGCATACCGGCACACCCGAAGATGATGAGATCGTTGTCCAGATCAAGGAACTGCTGGATACGCGCGTTCGGCCCGCCGTCGCCCAGGATGGTGGCGACATCACATTTCAGGGATATGAAGACGGCGTCGTCTTTCTGAGCCTCAAAGGGTCCTGCCAGGGCTGCCCCAGTTCGACAATGACGCTCAAAGCGGGAATCGAAAACCTGTTGCGCCACTATATTCCCGATGTTCAGGAAGTCCGCGCCGCCGTTTAG